In Streptomyces sp. NBC_01707, a genomic segment contains:
- a CDS encoding PP2C family protein-serine/threonine phosphatase → MARLGVWKWAGKRSRLLPAVLLLFAVSMDLATPRTVSAAALYAAAILTAAPLLSLRGTIITGVSAFLLDWAMFRIFGYRRSPVEFSELAMVATVTVIAAFLNRLLANREMQLQSVRDIAAAAQRAVLPHPPERIGPLRFAAHYEAAQTDAQIGGDLYAVVDTPFGVRCVIGDVRGKGMEAVRAVAVCVGTFREAALQEPSLAGLVQRLERAVTLDARQAGSLFESEGFITGVFVEFPQRGNEFRLVNRGHPAPLLFLGDTVQYVEPGRPDLPLGLAALGAGPECVDTVTFPEGASLLLYTDGLTEARDETGTFYDPVGRFTGHRHPGPDALVDDLLADVHRHTGGTRTDDMALLAITRTPDDARPTSPR, encoded by the coding sequence GTGGCAAGGCTGGGAGTGTGGAAGTGGGCGGGAAAGCGGAGCCGCCTGCTGCCCGCCGTCCTGCTTCTCTTCGCCGTGTCGATGGACCTCGCCACACCGCGCACCGTCAGCGCTGCGGCCCTCTACGCGGCCGCGATCCTGACGGCCGCCCCCCTGCTGTCCCTGCGCGGCACCATCATCACCGGCGTGAGTGCGTTCCTCCTCGACTGGGCCATGTTCCGGATCTTCGGCTACCGCCGGAGTCCGGTCGAGTTCAGCGAGCTGGCCATGGTTGCGACAGTGACCGTGATCGCGGCCTTCCTGAATCGCCTCCTGGCCAACCGAGAGATGCAGCTGCAGTCCGTACGCGATATCGCCGCCGCTGCTCAGCGTGCAGTTCTGCCACACCCGCCGGAGAGAATCGGCCCGCTGCGCTTCGCCGCACACTACGAGGCCGCTCAGACGGATGCGCAGATCGGCGGGGACCTCTACGCGGTGGTCGACACTCCGTTCGGTGTGCGCTGCGTGATCGGTGATGTGCGTGGCAAGGGGATGGAAGCAGTCAGGGCGGTCGCGGTCTGCGTCGGGACTTTTCGAGAGGCGGCCCTGCAGGAGCCCAGCCTGGCCGGCCTCGTGCAACGGCTGGAGCGGGCCGTCACCCTCGATGCTCGGCAGGCAGGGAGCCTGTTCGAGAGCGAAGGGTTCATCACAGGCGTGTTCGTGGAATTCCCGCAGCGAGGAAACGAATTCCGGTTGGTCAACCGCGGGCACCCGGCGCCTCTGCTGTTCCTGGGAGACACAGTGCAGTACGTCGAGCCCGGTCGGCCGGATCTGCCTCTGGGCCTGGCTGCCCTCGGTGCCGGCCCCGAGTGCGTCGACACGGTGACGTTCCCCGAAGGAGCCAGTCTGCTGCTGTACACCGACGGGCTGACCGAGGCCCGGGACGAGACGGGCACCTTCTACGACCCGGTCGGCAGGTTCACGGGACATCGCCATCCCGGCCCGGACGCCCTCGTCGACGACCTGCTCGCCGACGTGCACAGGCACACGGGTGGTACGAGAACCGACGACATGGCGCTGCTGGCCATCACCCGTACACCCGACGACGCACGACCGACGAGCCCTCGATAG
- a CDS encoding SDR family NAD(P)-dependent oxidoreductase, with translation MSKALTGRTALVTGGSRGIGAGIARELAREGANVVITYRKSREQAEEVVADLAALGAKALAVQADQSVPHEASTAVEQAAEFLGGRIDVLVNSAGVAVMGTVDQLDLDLLEGVQQMMATNVMGTVVTTHSASRYLPDGGRVILVGSNVAHRIPVPGVAEYAASKAAIDQLGRGWARDFGPRGITVNVVQPGATDTDMNPADGPNAAPQVAMTPLGRMGTTEDVAKAVVFLAGENAAYITGARLTVDGGFSI, from the coding sequence ATGTCCAAGGCTCTGACAGGACGGACTGCGCTCGTGACCGGAGGGTCGCGGGGTATCGGTGCGGGGATCGCTCGTGAACTGGCACGCGAGGGTGCAAACGTTGTCATCACCTACCGAAAGTCGCGCGAGCAGGCGGAAGAGGTTGTCGCGGACCTGGCCGCTCTGGGGGCGAAGGCGCTTGCCGTGCAGGCGGATCAGTCCGTTCCCCACGAGGCGTCGACCGCTGTCGAACAGGCTGCCGAGTTCCTGGGCGGCCGGATCGATGTGCTGGTGAATTCTGCCGGAGTCGCCGTCATGGGAACCGTCGACCAGTTGGACCTGGACCTTCTCGAAGGAGTCCAGCAGATGATGGCCACCAATGTGATGGGGACCGTCGTCACCACGCATTCCGCATCGCGCTATCTGCCCGACGGCGGGCGTGTCATCTTGGTGGGAAGCAATGTCGCCCACCGCATTCCTGTCCCTGGCGTTGCCGAATACGCGGCAAGCAAGGCAGCGATCGACCAGCTCGGCCGCGGGTGGGCGCGCGACTTCGGCCCGCGCGGCATCACCGTCAATGTCGTACAGCCCGGGGCGACCGACACGGACATGAACCCTGCGGACGGGCCGAATGCTGCCCCGCAGGTGGCCATGACACCCCTGGGGCGCATGGGCACCACCGAGGACGTTGCCAAGGCGGTCGTCTTCCTCGCCGGTGAGAACGCTGCGTACATCACAGGCGCACGGTTGACCGTCGATGGCGGATTCAGCATCTGA
- a CDS encoding MerR family transcriptional regulator, with protein MKIGELAAKTGVAPRLLRYYEEVGILTPFRSPNGYRTYGEPAIDRVLQIRELLEAGLTTEMIREVLPCLGSAEGDAHARECPDAKDLDGLRRQLSSIKRRIDVLQRNQRAIEAYLRLREDATVPTPTTADGVLVLVAE; from the coding sequence ATGAAGATCGGAGAACTGGCCGCGAAGACCGGTGTCGCGCCGCGGCTGCTTCGTTACTACGAAGAGGTCGGCATCCTGACGCCGTTCCGGAGTCCCAACGGATACCGCACGTACGGCGAGCCGGCCATCGACCGTGTACTGCAGATCCGCGAACTCCTCGAAGCCGGTCTGACGACGGAGATGATCCGCGAGGTCCTGCCCTGCCTCGGGTCCGCCGAGGGCGATGCGCACGCCCGGGAGTGTCCCGACGCAAAGGACCTGGACGGTCTGCGACGTCAACTCAGCAGCATCAAACGGCGCATCGACGTGCTGCAACGCAACCAGCGCGCGATCGAGGCCTACCTGCGCCTCCGCGAGGACGCCACGGTCCCCACGCCCACGACCGCGGACGGAGTCCTGGTCCTGGTTGCGGAGTGA
- a CDS encoding FG-GAP repeat protein encodes MSLPFRTVVAAATVTALAGGLFTAVTAAPASAAPARYADDFNGDGHRDIAIGAPYKSINGASAAGGVVVSLGSATGLTTQKIGLNQSSAGVPGTPEEGDRFGMSIASGDLDSDGYADLVVGADGEDVGAYEGQGSVTILWGGAKPFTSSTTTTVDNPHQWQSHGLDVAVGDFTGDSGADLAVIEPDAVVVYKGGHSRESQTTPAYTMAVPGAQLLNWEAAVGDVNGDGKHDLAVTGNPGTGRPGTDIYTGQEGRPNRIQRVDDGSTAVALGDINGDGFDDMATSLTWPDTYYVDDPSNGSGYVTVRYGSLTGFGDPVTLHQNSTGVPGADEDGDGWGSSVAIGDITGDGKAELVVGANGEWLGNLENAGDVTVFRGSASGVSQSGVVRISQDTAGVPGVAETDDLFGAQVRLTDYNNNGKADLAVTASFENDRSGGLWTLPGTSSGLTGSGSKSLSSADFGLASGSRLGETLLD; translated from the coding sequence ATGTCTCTGCCCTTCCGCACCGTTGTCGCCGCCGCGACCGTAACCGCGCTGGCTGGTGGCCTGTTCACCGCTGTGACCGCGGCACCGGCGTCCGCCGCCCCCGCCAGATACGCCGACGACTTCAATGGCGACGGACACCGGGACATCGCGATCGGCGCGCCGTACAAGTCCATCAACGGCGCCTCTGCTGCGGGTGGTGTGGTCGTGTCTCTCGGATCGGCCACCGGACTGACCACGCAGAAGATCGGGCTCAACCAGAGTTCCGCAGGGGTGCCGGGCACACCGGAAGAGGGCGACCGCTTCGGTATGTCGATCGCCAGCGGAGACCTGGACTCGGACGGATACGCGGACCTGGTTGTGGGCGCCGACGGTGAGGACGTGGGCGCGTACGAGGGCCAGGGCAGCGTGACCATCCTCTGGGGCGGCGCCAAGCCGTTCACCAGCAGCACCACGACCACGGTGGACAACCCACACCAGTGGCAGAGTCATGGCCTGGACGTGGCGGTGGGGGACTTCACCGGTGACAGCGGCGCGGACCTCGCCGTGATCGAGCCGGACGCGGTCGTCGTATACAAGGGCGGCCACTCCCGGGAGAGCCAGACAACCCCCGCGTACACCATGGCGGTCCCGGGTGCCCAGCTCCTCAATTGGGAAGCAGCCGTGGGCGACGTCAACGGAGACGGCAAGCACGACCTGGCCGTGACCGGCAATCCCGGCACCGGACGCCCGGGCACCGACATCTACACAGGTCAGGAAGGCCGTCCGAACCGGATACAGCGCGTGGACGACGGGAGCACCGCGGTCGCCCTCGGCGACATCAACGGCGACGGCTTCGACGACATGGCCACCTCCCTCACCTGGCCCGACACCTACTACGTCGACGACCCCAGCAACGGCTCCGGTTACGTGACCGTCCGGTACGGCAGCCTGACGGGCTTCGGCGACCCGGTGACCCTGCACCAGAACAGCACCGGTGTGCCCGGCGCCGACGAGGACGGCGACGGCTGGGGATCCTCGGTGGCGATCGGCGACATCACCGGCGACGGCAAGGCCGAACTGGTGGTCGGCGCCAACGGCGAATGGCTCGGCAATCTGGAGAACGCCGGTGACGTGACAGTGTTCCGCGGCTCCGCCTCCGGTGTCTCGCAATCCGGAGTCGTGCGCATTTCCCAGGACACCGCCGGCGTTCCGGGCGTCGCGGAGACCGATGACCTCTTCGGCGCCCAGGTCCGGCTCACCGACTACAACAACAACGGCAAGGCAGACCTGGCGGTGACCGCCTCCTTCGAGAACGACCGCAGCGGAGGCCTGTGGACCCTCCCGGGTACTTCGTCCGGCCTCACCGGTTCCGGTTCCAAGTCCCTCAGCTCGGCCGACTTCGGCCTCGCGAGCGGATCACGGCTCGGTGAGACGCTGCTCGACTGA
- a CDS encoding VOC family protein — protein sequence MTNPAHPGRTLFVNIPVADLELSKAFFAKLGFGFNPMFTDETAACMLVGEHAFVMLLSREKFAEFAKLPMADPTTHTLALYCFSVSSRDEVDSVSAAAVAAGGCEVDGAEDHGFMYSRSFYDLDGHGWQVMWMDPAAAEQGPEAFAASAQGADTPA from the coding sequence ATGACGAATCCCGCACACCCGGGCCGCACGCTGTTCGTGAACATCCCCGTGGCGGACCTCGAGCTCAGCAAGGCGTTCTTCGCCAAGCTCGGGTTCGGCTTCAACCCGATGTTCACCGACGAGACCGCCGCCTGCATGCTGGTCGGCGAGCATGCCTTCGTCATGCTGCTCAGCCGCGAGAAGTTCGCGGAGTTCGCGAAACTGCCGATGGCCGATCCCACCACGCACACGCTGGCCCTGTACTGCTTCAGCGTGTCGTCCCGCGATGAGGTCGATTCGGTCAGCGCCGCTGCAGTCGCGGCGGGCGGCTGCGAGGTGGATGGCGCCGAGGACCATGGCTTCATGTACTCACGCAGCTTCTACGACCTCGACGGCCACGGCTGGCAAGTCATGTGGATGGACCCGGCAGCGGCGGAGCAGGGCCCCGAGGCGTTCGCGGCCTCCGCGCAGGGCGCCGATACCCCGGCCTGA